The Candidatus Hinthialibacter antarcticus genome contains the following window.
TATCCGATGAGAAGCCTGCGTACCATTCATCATCCAGCATTGACCGTTGGCTAACGATTATCACCCTAATTATCATCGTCATACAATTGATCTTTGGCGCCGTGTTGCGCCATGTTTCATCGCTTTTGCTGCTTCACATAACTTGGGCGGGAATTGTTCTGACTCTCGTGTTAGTTGTTGGAATCCGCGCTTGGGGACTCTATCCACAAAAGACACTCATCACCCGGTTGGGGCTTGGGCTTATCGCAGTAACATCACTGCAACTGGCGCTTGGGTTTGTCGCTTTAATGGCGATCCATGAAAACGAAGAGACCAAGGCCTACACCGCGTTGGAAGTCATCGCGCCAACCGCTCACCAAGCCGTCGGCGCCATGGTGCTTGGAATGATTGTCTTGCTCGCTGTTTGGATTTTCCGCCTAACGACCTCAAACCAAGAAGCGTCTAGTTAGACAGCGCAGCCGTTGCATCCATTTCGACTTCAACGCCTTTCGGTAGCGCCGCAACTTCAACGGTTGCGCGCGCGGGTTTGCTTTCGCCAAAATACTCTTCATAGATGGCGTTCAGTTCGCCGAATTTCCCCAAATCGGTCACAAAAATCGTTACCTTAACGACATCGTCCAGAGAGGCGCCGCCTGCTTTGAGAACACAACGCAAGTTATCAAGCGTTTGTCTAACTTGGGCTTCGAATGAATTCAACACCAGTTCCCCGCTCTTGGGATTTAAGGGGATTTGGCCGGAGACAAACAAGAATCCGTTTGCCGCAACGGCGGGCGAATACGGGCCGACGGCGGGAGGGCCGTCTTTTGGAATAATCAATTTTTTTGACATCGAAAACACCTCACCTGTTGAAACGATAGAATCTATATTGTTTATGTTGTGATTTCTTTCTCTACGCAAAAGAGCAAAACAATTCATAATCACTCAGAATTGACAAGAATTTATGACCGTTAAACAGAGTTGTGAAAATTTATGTTTTTTTGTTTAAAACTCCCCGAGAAAGTGCTTGCAATTATATCGTTTTCATATTATAAAATATAATGTTAGGGTCGTTATTAATTGATATTTTTTCTAGACATTCTGTTTAAGTTCACATTCAATCAAACTTAACCAAAGTTTGTCATTTCATAAGATATTGGGGAAGATGACATGAGAAAAGGCTTTACACTTATCGAACTGTTGATTGTTGTTGCTATCATCGGCATACTCGCGGCGATTGCGGTACCGAATTTTTTGAATGCGCAAATGCGAGCGAAATTGGCGCAGGTTGAATCGAATTTCAAAGCCCTGGGCACGGCTTTTGAATTATACCGCGTCGACCACGGCATGTACGCCCTTCATGATCCAAACCATGTTCAAAACATTTTAGGCAATGGTCTCACGACCCCGGTTGCGTATATCGCGCGCATACCGGTAGATATCTTCCAATCGGGTTCGCTCGCGCAAACAACGTCGATGGCGACAAATGCGCCGCGTGAACTTCACCCGGAACCTTTCTACTACCCCGCATTTGGCGCACCAGATTTAGATACAATCCCACAGCGTGGATCAAATGACTTAACCTTGCGTTTTATTGATGACAAAGAGCAATATCAAAAAGCGCAGGCCATGTGGCCTTGGGGCCGTTACTGCGTTAGCGTCGGGCCGGATGAAATTCACAACTATCCCGGCGTATATCGTGTAAGTAACGGCATGAATAGTTCTGGAGACATTATAAAAGTTCTGCCTTAAAACCGAATTATCTCTAAATTCAAAACGCTCAGGCCGGTTGGTTTGAGCGTTTTTTTTAGGGTTCATCCGGTAAGTGAGTAATTACCTTGATGGATGGTCATTTTTTTGATTCAGAAACGGGCTCCGTCATATCAAAAATTGACAAACCAATCAAGCATGGGGGCAACTCTGGGAGCGCCTGTGCATAAGGGCCTGAAAGACCGCACTGAAGCGAGCAGAGTTGTACCCATGCCTGATACAGCAAAAGATCAAGGATTCACGAAAAAGCATCAAAAAACGCAATTCAATTTGTGATAAAGTACCCAAATACCAGAAGAACCTTTTTTAGTATCCTGAACAGACTTCAAATTCTAAATAATAACCAAGAAGGTTTTCGATGAAACGTAAAATCCAAATTACCACACTCTTTTCCATATTTCTCTCTCTGATGTGTGCAGCGCAAACGCCCCGAATCGAGAGCGTTGTAATGCTTGATCCTCAACCGCATGAAAATGACGACGCGGTGATCTGGTACGACGACTTTGATACAACGCAAAAATATGGCGAATCCAGCGGTACCATCACAAACGAACAACACTTCGGCGAATCAGGGCAATCAAAGCTCAGCCATTATGAAAAAGGCTCGCGCGGCAGCGGCGGCTGTAAAGTCTTTTTCGGCGACAGCCCCACCGGAAACCCAACCATTAACCGTGGCAAGACCTATCAGGATATCTACTGGCGCATCTATGTCAAACACCAGGACGGATGGCAAGGCGGCGGCCCGGCGAAACTTTCACGCGCAACCAGCCTAGTCACGCCGAATTGGGCGCAAGCCATGATCGCCCATGTCTGGAGCCAAGGCGAGTCACTAACGCTCGATCCAGCGCGAGGCGTCGATGGATCAACAATCGTTACCGAACGCTACAACGATTTTGATCATTTGAAATGGCTCGGTAATCGGCCACCGGCGAAGATGCAAATCCACAGCACGGAAGAATCCGGCTGGTGGGTGTGCGTCGAGTCACGGGCAAAATTAAACACCTCAGGCTTAAGCGACGGTCTCAACCAACTTTGGCTTGATGGACGCTTGGAAACCGAACGCAGGAATCTCAACTGGCGCGGCTCCTATACGAAACATGGAATCAACGCTGTCTTTCTTGAATCCTATTGGAACGACGGTTCGCCTGTGACCCAATCGCGCTGGCTTGATAACTTTGTTGTTTCAACGGAACCCATCGGCCCGGTCGTTTGCCCCCGCAATCCAGAACTAATGAAGACGGCGTTTCGCGGCGAAGGTGAACAGGGCGGTTGGGAACTAGAAGTGTCATCTGACGAACAAGGTAATGAAGTCGTTTGGAAATCTCAAATCATCACAGGCGGCAATCAGGTTCGCGTCAGCAATGAAACCGGGCAATTCGTCTCATCTCTATCAGGCGAAAACCAGTTGACGCCGTCGGCGGTTTATTACTCCCGCGTACGCGAACAAAGCCAGTCAGGCGCTTGGTCTGACTGGAGCGGTTGGCATCAACCCATCAAAACCACGAATGAAAATTCCAGCATCGGCTTATGGAAAGTCGATGCTGCAACAACGGAATGAGGTATCTTTTCACGCTTTAAACATCGGTTATGTTGTCCCATTGAATGTCTAATTTTCTGGCAGCGAATCCAATTTCCTTCAGGTGGTCGCCATAACACATCAACCAGTGCGAGTCGCGTACTTCATTCAATAGTTGTTTCCAGTTCCCCTGAATATGGACATCCTGCTGGGAGCGGCAGATTGGCAGAAACGGATTGTCGATAACATTGCCCCGGAACCCCACCCAACGGCCTGTCGTATATTCAGGGCTGATGAAACTCAATTCTTGTCCAATTGGAATTTCAACCTTTGGCGCGGCGCCATAGTCGGATTCTTCATGGGTCAGAACTGTTGTCGGTTCATAACGGCTTCCGTTCATGCGCCGGGGCGCGGAACAGTGCGCGCAAGTGACGGTCCCCTGATGAGGAAACGTAGAATTGTGAAGAAAAACGGGGGCGTCAACAATATGGCGCACCAGGATACCCGCTGGAATCACGACAAAGTCTGACTCGCAGAATGCAATCACGCCTTCATCGCATAATAAGCCCAATGTTAAACAGGCGGTCGTTTTTGCCATCGGAATAATGGTGCTCATGCACTCTTTGATCGTAAACGCAGGCGCATCAGCTTCGATCATCAGTTCTTTAAATAGACCATAAAGAAGAAACGCATTCACAACGAATTGCTTGTCTGTTTGCAATTTGGTATTGGGCAAATTCAGGTATTGCGCCGCCTGCTTCTCTGCGAGAGCAACTTTTTGGGTATCTTTTAATGCGCTTTGAATGCGCGGTTCGATGTGGTCATAACCAACATCAATGATTTCGATTCCATATTTTTTTCTTGCGATGTCCGGCGCATCGGCTGCGTACTTTCCCCACGGGCCGCCGACGGCGACGATACGGCTGTTCTTCATATTGCGAATGGCGTAACACGAACGCAGCCGCCAAAGCAATTCGTCATAATCATCGACGACAACGTCATCAACATGCGTTTTCCCTAACCGGGTTTTTCGTTCGGATGTATCGGTTTGCAAATAATCAACACTGAGCGCTTCATACCAGTAATAGGTGGGGCCTGAGCGATGGCGAACAAACAGCAATGCGTCGCGGTCATCTGGAACGCACGCCTGCAACAACTGCCCGGAACCAGACGCAGGATAGACTAACGCAAGATCAAATTCCCTTTTCAGCGCATTGCCCGCTTCTTCTTCCGTTTTGACTTTTTGGACATCAAGAATTTCGATTGGAAACGACGCCCTCTCTTTCAGCTGGCTTAACTCACGCTGGATGCGTTGCGCTTCTTCATTGGCGGATTCATCATCGAGAACGCCGCCCCAGGAACGCCATGAAGTCATCTCGCGAGGCTGCGCAACCTTATACTGCAAGATGGGCTGGATTCGCAGCGGTTTTCCCCATAAATGAAAAGCGCGTTCAGGGTTCCAGCCGTTGCTTTCTGCGTCAATCGCATTCGAAGTTGATGCCGCGAATGTATTTGAAGTAGAAAATGTCTTTACTCCAAACATTGATGCGACGCACAATCCCTTTTGAATAAATAGCCGTCTGTTTGGATTCGATGGTTGGTAATCGTTCATTCGATGCTCCCCCGATGATGTCTTATACTTGCAAACCGAACATTGACTATCCTCTCAATAGAACCCATGCGCTGTCAAGTCATTTTTTCTTGGATGAAACTTGAACAAAATAGTCAACAATCGCGACTCATTTATTCAAATATCTGAATTCATCCTGCTTGTCGAAACTTTCTTTACCGTAATAAAACTCTAATAAACGTATGAAATAATTTCTACTACGTTAATTACCAAAATCATTGTAGGAGATGAAATGAAACATTTAAAATATTCGTTCATGATTGCTTTACTTGCTATGATCGCCCTTCCTTCATCCGCCGCGCCGACGCCGAAAAACGTCATCATTATGATCGCCGACGGCATGGGCTTTCTTCACACCGAAGCCGCGAGTTTATATCGCTATGGCAAAACCAAAGGCCAAATCTATTGGGATTTCGACCATTACGCCGTCCAGACCAGTTCGTTAAACACAAAACAAGGTTACGACCCAAATGTCGTTTATGATGATTTTAAGAATTTACTGAAAGACCCGACCGACTCCGCCTCGTCCGCCACCGCATTATCAACCGGCGTTAAAACGCTAAACGCCATGCTAGGCATGACGCCGGATAAAAAGCACCTTCGGCACATCATGGAAGACGCCGAAGAGATGGGCAAAGCCACTGGCGTCCTGACGACGGTCTATTTTGCTCATGCAACGCCAGCGGGATTCATCGTCCACATCGACAGCCGAGGCAAATATAAGGAAGTCGCCAACCAAATGCTGTGGGACAGCAAGACGGACGTCATCATCGGCGCCGGACACCCCTGGTATAACGACGACGGCGAGAAAGTCGGCGGCTACCAACCCGACCCATTCTCTACACCGCTGAAATATGACCGCGTCGGCGGTTTGGCCAGTTGGAAGAAAATCCTCGATGGAACACCCGGAGCAGACGCAGACGGCGACGGCGAACCCGACGCATGGACGCTGGTGGATTCAAAGCAGGATTTTCGCGCCTTAGCCAGTAAAAAAAGCGGCTTGCCCAAACGCTTATTTGGTCTTGCCCCCCTCTACAGCACGCTGCAACAGAGCCGATCCGGCAACCAGTTTCTACCGCCGTATGAAGAAGCGCTGATTTCCGCCTCGCCGACGATGACCGAACTGATGGCGGCTGCGTTGAATGTTCTCAATCAGGATGAGGACGGCTTTGTCTTGATGGCGGAAGGCGGCGCGGTGGATTGGGCGTCTCACGGCAACCAACCTGGACGCATGATCGAAGAGCAAATCGACTTCGACCGCGCGATTGAATATACCGTCGCATGGGTGGAAAAACACAGCAGTTGGGACGAGACCGCGCTGCTCATCACCGCCGACCATGAATGCGGTTATTTGTGCGGCCCGGGTTCAGACCCGACCTGGCAGCCGTTGTTTTCGTATGGCGCGGGCAAAATGCCGGGCATGGAATTTCACAGCGGTGGACACACCAACCAATTGGTTCCGCTGTTCGTCAAAGGCGCCGGAACGGAAAAGTACAAAGACAAGGTCATCGGCAAAGACCCCGTCCACGGCCCCTTCATCGACAACACCAGCATCCCGACGGTTGTTCGTGAACTTTGGGAAGCAAAATAAACAGAAGTAATCACTAAAACCAAAACCGCCCTGAGATATTATTTCGGGGCGGTTTTTTTATTCACTTAATGCTGATATTGGGGTTGGGGCAGACACACAAAAAAAGACGCTAGGCGAAGCACCTAGCGTCTGGGGTTTGCTGGAGCAGGAGACGAGATTCGAACTCGCGACCTTCTCGTTGGCAACGAGAAGCTCTACCAGCTGAGCTACTCCTGCTTAAGGAGTCATACGGCTGTCAACCGAATTGTAATATTATCCCGACAATCATTCCTGTCAAGCGATTCTCGCGGGAGTGTGAGCATTTTTTTTACTTTTTCCGCCCTAACTCCTACGCCTCCGGGTATTTCCAAGGGTCACGATATTCACGCTTTAGCATCGAATTGGCCTCGTCGTCGCCGACGATCATTTCCTTGTCGCCGTCCCATTCCACACTACGCCCTAATTTGAGTGAAAGCATCCCCAACAGGCTCAAACTGGTCGAGCGGTGGCCGATCTCGATATCGCACACTGAGCGCTTATTGTTCTTGATCGAATCGAGAAAATCAGCAAACAGTTCGGGGATATTCTGCTGGTCAGGCTCATGCAACTGCGGCTGGACGTTGATGATGTCCTTGTTTTTGTTCGCCGGGTAGAAGGTTGAGCCGTCGCCGACCCAGCCGATGTGCATCGTGCCCTCGGTTCCATAAAAATAGATGCCCAGGTTGTGTTTTTCGGCGTTGTTGGCGGCGTATTGGCGATGTTCCCAAACCGCAGTAAAGGTCTCGTAATCAAACTGCGCGATTTGCGTATCGGGGGCGTCGGTGTTGTCGCGCTTGATGTGACGTCCGCCAAATGAACTGACCTTCTTCGGATACGGTTCTTCCGACCACCAGGTGATATGGTCCATCCAGTGGATGCCCCAGTCGCCCAGAGTGCCATTCGCAAAATTAAGGAACGAGCGGAAGCCTTTGGGGTGCATTCGCCGGTTATACGGAACCAACGGGCCGGGGCCGCACCACATATCCCAATCTAAATGTTCCGGCGGTTCTTCATCGGGCGTTGGCGAGCCTGCACCACCGCCGTAATGGACAAAGGCGCGGATCATACCGATTTCGCCGAGTTTGCCTTCCTTCATATAGTTAATTGCCCATTGGTTGTGCGGCGAGACGCGGCGATGGGTCCCCACCTGAACAATGCGTTCGTTTCCGCGCGCGGCGTTGACCATAGCGCGGCCTTCTTTGATGGTATGCGCGACCGGTTTTTCGACGTACACATGGGCGCCGGCGTTCATCGCGGCGATGGCGATCAGCGGATGCCAATGGTCGGGCGTACCGACGATCATGATTTCTGGTTTGATCTTTTCAATCATTTCACGGTAGTCGCCGAAGATTTGCGGGCGTTTCCCGGTCATGGTTTCGATCTCATCCGCAGCGGCTTTCGACTGGTTTGTATCGACGTCGCAAATGGCAACCACGTCGCATTCTCCCGATTGAATCGCGACGCGGGTGATGTTCATTCCCCACCAGCCAGTTCCAGCGGTGGCGGTCACATACTTCTTATCGCGCGCTTGCGTCCTGACGACAGGAGCGGTCAACGCGCCGACAGCAGCGGCGGATTGTATAAATGAGCGGCGGCGCAACATAGAATCCATTTCATTCCTCCCATGAAATTTAGCGGTTTTTTAGTATACCATATTTGATAGTCATGACTATCTCGCTTGGTCGATTATTACCAGGTAGATTGGGAAGGAAACGAAACGATGTCACAAACCTTAAACCGCCGCACGTTCATTCAATCCAGCATCGCTGCGGCAGGCGCCGCTGCGACGATCACCGCTCCAAACGTACAGGCCTTTGACCCGATCAAAAGACCGTTTGGCGCAAAGATGAAATCGAGTTGCGCGGCGTATTCGTATCGCAAGTATCTTCAAGAAGAAAAAAGCATGACGCCGCTGCAGTTCCTCGAAGAATGCGCCAAAATGGGGATCGACGCCGCCGAACCGACATCCTACTATCTTCCTGCTGATGCTCCTGATGGATATTGGACTGAATTTCGCCACAAAGCGTTTATGTTGGGATTAGACATTTCCGGCACGGCGATTGGCAATACGTTCACGTTCCCTTCCGGTCCCGACCGTGAGAAAAACCTGGAGCTCACTCGCACCTGGATCGACAATTCCGTCAAAATGGGCGCTCCAGTGATCCGCATATTCGCCGGGAAAATCCTGGACGGACAAAACAAAGAAGCTGCGGTCAAAAACACCATCGAAACCACTCAGATCGCGCTTGAATACGCCGCGAAAAAAGGCGTCTTTCTTGCGCTCGAAAACCACGGCGGCATCGTTGCAGAACCGGACGAGATGTTGGACATCATCAAGCAAATTGATTCGCCCTGGTTCGGCGTTAACTTCGACGGCGGCAACTTCCACGGAGAAGACCCGTACAAAGAATTAGAACAGATCGCGCCGTATGCCATCAACGCGCAGTTGAAGATTCATGTACGGCGTAAGGGCGGCGAGAATGAGCCTGCCGACTTTGACCGCATCATCGGCATTCTGGCGGAAAGCGACTATCGCGGTTACGTCGCGTTAGAATATGAAGGCGCCGAAGAACCGAAGGAAGCGATCCCGCGCCACATGGAAAAGATGCTGAAAGCACTGGAACGCGTATAAAAATCCACAAGTGGAGTGAGGAAAATGACGAAACGAATCGTTGTCGTTTTATTGCTTATTTTTGCATTTCAAATACAAACGTTCACGAATGAACAGATTGTATTTGGTGAATCAGTTTTCCTCACTCCAAGCCGCATTGAGTTAATCAAAGAGAGGATCGAGAAGAAGCAGGAGCCGCAGTACACGGCATTTCTCTCTTTGAAGAACTTCGTTAGCGAAAACAAAAACCGAAAACCTCATGCACCAAATGAATGGTATGTTCCTGGATATTACAGAGACGCAGAAGGACACGTCAAAGCAAAAGAAGGCTTGCAAGACGACGCCAATACTGCCTATGGCTTCGCGCTCTATTACCAACTCACGGGCGATGAGACCTATTCAGAAGCAGCAGCCCGATTGATCGACGCTTGGACGCAAACGGTCAAAACGATGAGCGATAAAGACGACTCGACGTTATCGTTCAGTTATCACTTCCCTGCTCTGATATTCGCAGCGGATTTGATTAAAACGTCTCCCCGCTGGCCGAAGAAGAACCAAATACAATTCAATGAGTTTGTCCGTAAAAAAGCCTTACCAATGAACACGATGAGCAGAGAAAACAATTGGGGCAATTGGGGATTGGTTCTCGTCATGGCTTCGGCGTCTTACTTAGACGATAAGCCATTGTTTGAGCGGGGAGTAAACCGCTGGAAAGAGTTTATTGAATCACAAATTGCAGAAGACGGTCACCTGCCTCACGAAGTAACCCGTAGCGAAGGCCAACGCGGAATCTGGTATTCGCATTTCTCTCTCATGCCGCAAACCATCGCCGCTGAAATTGCCCGCGTGAACGGCGTTGATCTGTATGAGTATGTTTCACCAAACAATCGAAATCTCAAAAGCGCTTATGCAAAAATTGCCCAATGGACGTTGAAGCCTGAAGAGTTCCCTTACTACAAAGGAAAACCGGGCGATATATTAGGCATCAACTATTATGGCTATTTTGAAATCCTGTTGCCGCATTGGGAAAACAAAAACGCGCGCGAACTGATTGCCACCAATCGCCCTCAAACCGCCCGTCATTGCACACCATTTCAAACGCTAACTCATGGGGATATTTCACCAGAACTTTGAGCCAAATATATTGCAAGACGCGATTGCAAGTTCTTATATATATAGATAGTTGTGGAGTTGCTTTTTGGAGTTTGCTTTGCTTTACTTTATGGGTAGCGGTTTCAATTTTCATTTAAACAATCATCTTAGGGGAGTCATTTGTATGAAAAAGCCGTATGGGTTTACTTTAATTGAATTGCTTATCGTTGTTGCCATTATCGGAATCTTAGCCGCAATCGCTGTCCCGAATTTTCTCAATGCTCAAATGAAAGCCCGAATCAGCCGCGTCCAAGCAGATCAAAAAGCGGTATCAACCGCCTTGGAAATGTATTTTCTCGATCATAACTCGTATGTAGAAGACCATGATTACCCTTCAGACACCTCTCAACGTGGGCTATTTCGTTTAACGCACCCAACGTCCTATATGGCGTCTTTGCCGCTTGATCCATTCCCCTCTAATGCATTTCAAACCAGCGAAGAAAATCCCAATTTCGAATTTGGGTCAGGGAACCCCCAGAACAGCGCTGAATTGCCGAATGTTGCTTATATTATCATTTCACCCGGCCCGAACCTGCAAGAAGAAGTTGATGGCAATGACAGTTTCCCTGTCGGGACAACAATTTTCAGTTTTGACGTGAGTAATGGCTTAACCAGCAGGGGCGATATTGTCCGAATGGGCGGCAACTATAATTCGGGCCGAATCTTCATGGATGGAAAAATGATTGTTGGAAATTAAAATATCTCCAAATGGTCTATGCCCGGTTGCTTTTTTCTTGTCTCAAGTATAATTAGTCGATTAGTCAACTATCTATACAGGAGATTCAAATGCCACTTCAAGCAACCGATT
Protein-coding sequences here:
- a CDS encoding prepilin-type N-terminal cleavage/methylation domain-containing protein gives rise to the protein MRKGFTLIELLIVVAIIGILAAIAVPNFLNAQMRAKLAQVESNFKALGTAFELYRVDHGMYALHDPNHVQNILGNGLTTPVAYIARIPVDIFQSGSLAQTTSMATNAPRELHPEPFYYPAFGAPDLDTIPQRGSNDLTLRFIDDKEQYQKAQAMWPWGRYCVSVGPDEIHNYPGVYRVSNGMNSSGDIIKVLP
- a CDS encoding Gfo/Idh/MocA family oxidoreductase codes for the protein MDSMLRRRSFIQSAAAVGALTAPVVRTQARDKKYVTATAGTGWWGMNITRVAIQSGECDVVAICDVDTNQSKAAADEIETMTGKRPQIFGDYREMIEKIKPEIMIVGTPDHWHPLIAIAAMNAGAHVYVEKPVAHTIKEGRAMVNAARGNERIVQVGTHRRVSPHNQWAINYMKEGKLGEIGMIRAFVHYGGGAGSPTPDEEPPEHLDWDMWCGPGPLVPYNRRMHPKGFRSFLNFANGTLGDWGIHWMDHITWWSEEPYPKKVSSFGGRHIKRDNTDAPDTQIAQFDYETFTAVWEHRQYAANNAEKHNLGIYFYGTEGTMHIGWVGDGSTFYPANKNKDIINVQPQLHEPDQQNIPELFADFLDSIKNNKRSVCDIEIGHRSTSLSLLGMLSLKLGRSVEWDGDKEMIVGDDEANSMLKREYRDPWKYPEA
- a CDS encoding alginate lyase family protein — protein: MTKRIVVVLLLIFAFQIQTFTNEQIVFGESVFLTPSRIELIKERIEKKQEPQYTAFLSLKNFVSENKNRKPHAPNEWYVPGYYRDAEGHVKAKEGLQDDANTAYGFALYYQLTGDETYSEAAARLIDAWTQTVKTMSDKDDSTLSFSYHFPALIFAADLIKTSPRWPKKNQIQFNEFVRKKALPMNTMSRENNWGNWGLVLVMASASYLDDKPLFERGVNRWKEFIESQIAEDGHLPHEVTRSEGQRGIWYSHFSLMPQTIAAEIARVNGVDLYEYVSPNNRNLKSAYAKIAQWTLKPEEFPYYKGKPGDILGINYYGYFEILLPHWENKNARELIATNRPQTARHCTPFQTLTHGDISPEL
- a CDS encoding sugar phosphate isomerase/epimerase family protein — encoded protein: MSQTLNRRTFIQSSIAAAGAAATITAPNVQAFDPIKRPFGAKMKSSCAAYSYRKYLQEEKSMTPLQFLEECAKMGIDAAEPTSYYLPADAPDGYWTEFRHKAFMLGLDISGTAIGNTFTFPSGPDREKNLELTRTWIDNSVKMGAPVIRIFAGKILDGQNKEAAVKNTIETTQIALEYAAKKGVFLALENHGGIVAEPDEMLDIIKQIDSPWFGVNFDGGNFHGEDPYKELEQIAPYAINAQLKIHVRRKGGENEPADFDRIIGILAESDYRGYVALEYEGAEEPKEAIPRHMEKMLKALERV
- a CDS encoding RidA family protein, which gives rise to MSKKLIIPKDGPPAVGPYSPAVAANGFLFVSGQIPLNPKSGELVLNSFEAQVRQTLDNLRCVLKAGGASLDDVVKVTIFVTDLGKFGELNAIYEEYFGESKPARATVEVAALPKGVEVEMDATAALSN
- a CDS encoding prepilin-type N-terminal cleavage/methylation domain-containing protein produces the protein MEFALLYFMGSGFNFHLNNHLRGVICMKKPYGFTLIELLIVVAIIGILAAIAVPNFLNAQMKARISRVQADQKAVSTALEMYFLDHNSYVEDHDYPSDTSQRGLFRLTHPTSYMASLPLDPFPSNAFQTSEENPNFEFGSGNPQNSAELPNVAYIIISPGPNLQEEVDGNDSFPVGTTIFSFDVSNGLTSRGDIVRMGGNYNSGRIFMDGKMIVGN
- a CDS encoding alkaline phosphatase, which gives rise to MKHLKYSFMIALLAMIALPSSAAPTPKNVIIMIADGMGFLHTEAASLYRYGKTKGQIYWDFDHYAVQTSSLNTKQGYDPNVVYDDFKNLLKDPTDSASSATALSTGVKTLNAMLGMTPDKKHLRHIMEDAEEMGKATGVLTTVYFAHATPAGFIVHIDSRGKYKEVANQMLWDSKTDVIIGAGHPWYNDDGEKVGGYQPDPFSTPLKYDRVGGLASWKKILDGTPGADADGDGEPDAWTLVDSKQDFRALASKKSGLPKRLFGLAPLYSTLQQSRSGNQFLPPYEEALISASPTMTELMAAALNVLNQDEDGFVLMAEGGAVDWASHGNQPGRMIEEQIDFDRAIEYTVAWVEKHSSWDETALLITADHECGYLCGPGSDPTWQPLFSYGAGKMPGMEFHSGGHTNQLVPLFVKGAGTEKYKDKVIGKDPVHGPFIDNTSIPTVVRELWEAK